The genome window acaaGTGCATATGAAAGGTTAACCAAGTTTTAACGTCACCATTTTGGGAAAAAGATTTTCTCTTCCCTGCTAAGAGGTAGCAAAAGTGACACTTCTGATTACACTAGGACACTATTTTTTACGTTTTTTCTTACTATTTATACCAAATAATCTTAAAAGCAGGCAACACACCTCCAACACCTATGGTGTTatgggtgtccatgggcagcagtgattgcttaccatcaggcaagtctgctcgtttgcctcctatttcatgaaaaatatcCCCCAGGTGATGTGAAAAGTATGTGTAGTAAAATTATTTCTTGGGTGTTAACAACTTATTTTAGAATTTAGCTGTATTCAGGACTGAATGAACACACTCtctgtaattatttaattttgctaCCATTGTGATGCCAAGCAGATTTGTGAATGGAAAACTATTGTTTATTGTTTTCCCTTTTTATACTAAAAGTGGTCATATTACTTATTTAGGCTTAGTCGCACCgcaagctagtaagctatgagctataaaacaaacaaaagataagcactcccgtacaaataaaagagacgctgTGATTTTAATAAATCACTGTGGGCGAACTATAAACATCAccatgtctcttttatttaaacgggagtgattatcttttgttcgtttttatagccaatagttCATAGCTTTCTAGCTTGTGATTGGACCAGTACctaatgtttcatgaaaacagAATTAATAACAACACCATCATCTATTAATTTGCTTTTCTGATTTTACAGGGAAAAGATGCATGAAGGTGTATTAAAGGATGTAGAAAGGCAACAAAGAAGAAAAATAGAAAACCTGTACATGCTTGAGAAACAAAATGAATTAACAAAACAACTGAAGAAAGGATTAAATGAAACTTAGCTATGTAAAAAAAGACATAAGAGTTatcctaattttatttatttcctaatGAAATACTTATGAATAGAATTTAgattaaatacatataaactttttactttttttctttcaaccaaTGCTCTAACATGACATCCTTCAAGTTGAGGTTGATACCAGTTGGGTATTTTTTGTCAGCCGTGTCCACAAAACCGTCAAGACGTAACTTCTCCTTAGCCACAGCAGCTAGCGATTCAAAGGTCCGAGGTTCCCAGGAGGCTAAATTGGAGAGTGATTTGCGATCTAACATAATGTTGGCTCGATCGAGGCCCTCTTTAAGCTGAAATTGTGTAATGTTGTGTTGCTCGCACGCTGCAGTGATCCTGGTGTTCCACAAGTCCTTCATGTCTTGCTTCTTTAGTTCTCGAGCCTTAGTTGAGTATGCTAGCGCTCGGTGTACATTACGCACGGCGACGGAATAACAGTTTCTCCGACGACCAATGTAATGAGCAGCTAGCCTAAAAATCCTTCTTTTTCGCCAGAACTCATCTGGACCGCGGACCCGTATAAAGTTTGTAACAGTAAGAAATACCATTGCGGCCTATGAATAAAGGGCAAAAGTTAAGAAATTTTTTGGTTAAATAATAATGAAGACCAAAATGCAAAGTAAACTAGTTAACCTaaaatattgacattgacagttctttttttttttcagaattaagTAACCTGGATGGGAATTTTTTCAGCTATTTTTATGCAACGATAAACATTGGCGCCTATATTCATAACATTTGTTACTTTTTGCTAGTGAGGGATATTGCCTTGATAAACTTTATTTTCCTTGAAGCCGTAACAGTTTCATCTTCATCGCACCACACCAAGCCCTAATATTATACCACAATTTGGCCATGAGTGATAGAGAGAGAAACAGATATTTTTTCACCGCTCTCCCTTATATCACTAGTGATCAGCACGAACCTAGAGAATTAACCGGACAGAGAACATTGACCAAAAAGTATGTCCACGTGAGAGggcaaagttggggctggtgtctcGCTCGCACTACTGCCAATGTCATTGTCAACATCattagtgacgtcatcactgtaaTTGGTGCTACCAGTATTTGGTTTAATGACTTCATAATACACTACATCATAATGATTTGCCAGTTTGTTTAAACTTAGGTAGAATACCGATAAAATGCTACTACTATGGAAGtcttaacactggccacacgtgcaaGTGAGACTTCAGCCCCAACTTTATCCTCTCATGTGGACCTTTTTTGCTTGTCTGATGACGCCTTTCTGGCTCGGttataaggttcaatttagcatggcaaaaaatgcAGTGCTGTCCCTATTACAGGTTCCTGGTATTCGGTAACAATGGTTCACGgtctgcaaaaaaaaaaagtaaaatttaataaagtCGCAGCATTGTAGTAGTATCGTCTCTTtcctacgatgttgccactgtaattttaaggTCTTTCAGCTGAATATTAGCGAGAATATTTTGAACTTGCTTCACTCATCAAATTAAACATCATTACTACTCACTAAGATTAACCTAAGACCCAAAgcaatattcaaataaaacattacgTTTGCAATTAGGGCAGTCCAGGCGGCGATTCAGGAACATCTCGCACTTCTTTCTTGGGTGAAACCGATTCATCATCACTATCATCAGAAGCTGATTCAAGCGAACCGCTCCAGTCAAAGTTGGGGTTCGCGGTGAGAAGATGCTTTACGTCGTAAACGCGAGTTTTGCCCTTCTTAGAATATTTATTGCCTTCTTCACACTCACACTTGGTTAAAGTCAGAGTGAAAACTATAAGCTGAGAAAAATAACGTATATTAGTTTCATTGTGCTAGTTCCCGTCCACATATGTACTCTAGTTTTAGTCCACATATACGAAATAGAAAATAGgtaccatcggcaacactgttacttgtacatttgtaatcctttatTAGAAGGGCATAAATCATACCGATGGTTAGTTAAGTGTTGCTGTTAGCATGTATACCTAGGCatcatttttttgtaattatgctATATGCGCAAAATATCATATTCATAGAGGCAAAGgagttttaatattaaaaactgGACGAAAACTAGCATTGGACGGGAATAGCACAGTAAACCAATAGgtatacctatttaatatatttaaattattttttatttattaatttacctCAACAACACAAACGGTCGAAAACATAATCAATTGAAGAGCCAGGGCACCCATGACTAATTCATAGAAACGTTTAGCGCATCCCGACAAATGTATAGATGTGGTTCCCATCTCCGTCAAGTAATTCGATATGCATGATCCCGTTTTACAGCAACTAGAACAATGCGAATAGGGTTCATACCCGATTTAGACGGATCTAGAAGTTGAATGCGATATTGTCCGTGTTTTGCGATATGTAGGTATCTCAgttacttgtattttttaaatttctatttttttttttatttttttaatgcatggaGGACACATCTCAATGAGAATCGCTGGGAgggtgtaaggtacagcgaggcaaatctactcaatgtaactaaaccattttttcaattattacactatgatgttgagttctatgtgtaagtatccactgaacacgcctacatatataaccggtggacaatctatttaataatgcaaacattggaaaacatggaaacaattgaccagttacatttgccccccagtcgagatttgccccgtacGAACCTTACCTaataaaaactgttaatttatTTTGCGTTATTTCGAGAAATAAATGTAGGTAGATATTTCTATCAAATCGCTGATAAAGCCGCGATAATTATTTTGCGTCAATAACGCAACGCGATATCGTAATCTACGTAGATAGGtgcagtcgagttcataaatatgtgtacactttttcaccttattgcaacgtgtacacatatttatgaactcgattgTACTTCCACCTTCCACAACTAAGTAGTATGTGATAAACACAGTAGTCAAACTACTAGATCTACCTACCTGTGTTACGTTAGTATTAGTAGGGGACTCTTTttatcccccgacgcaaaaacgacggggtgttataagtttgacgtgtctgtctgcctgtggcatcgaagctcccgaacgtatgaaccgatttagatttagctttttttttgtttgaaagctgagttagtcgcgagagtgttcttagccatgtttcatgaaaatcggtacacTATATCGGGGGAAGCAATCTACTCACGGGGCAAACGCGCATTGTAGgtagacgtgcctcggccgagCGAGGTAGCACGCACGTTTTGTACGGCCGATTAACCTGCCTCGACTGAGTTACATTACATTGACTATTTGCTTCGCGACGAGCCACGCCCTGTTTTCCTTGTTATGGTTACCTGAGAGGAACGCTATCAGTAACGAACGCCGTCCCCTTCGAACGTAGTTTTGTATCAGAAGTGGGATCCCACTCGTAATCGCGCGTAAAGTCGTACCAGTCTTTACTAAACCAGTCCGTATAGGATTCAAGCTGAAAGTAAGTTAACATGAATAATTGCGGCTTAAACAGTCGCTATCAGATATAtgacagcaattcccgtcaactttgtacaaaaattaagggaaaagttaaatttgtttttattaattcctattttgttaccaagattttgttgatgaattgagattttattaattcctattttgttaccaagattttgttgatgaattgagattttattaagttttatttcgtcattaaggttctctagtatctatattttcttaattataacaattatcctgtatatatcttacgaaagtcgaattatattactaaatgttggtaacaaaataggatcaattaacatttgctgacgtggcattgtacaaagttgacgggaattgctgatgatatATCGGAGCCGCGGTgcacaaaaatatctgaacagcACTCTGACTCCTTGaaaatagaggcgtgttcaaaAATTAAGTCGCCATAATATACTTTACATATCAATTTTTTGTCATGCCATCTTTTGCAATACATTTCTGTTTAAtgctttttttaattaaatacctactctAATAAAGTACCTGCAGTCACCAGCCAACGGcagtatttgtaagtgcgatagggacggccagatgttttatcatttattgcgcgaccatacttgcctgccagtacTACTCGCCTAACATATCCGCTTACAAACTTATAAGCATACGATACGAGTAGTGTTTTTCTACCTTACAGCTTACTGTACAAAATACGTACCCCACAACACTTCATTCCCCATTGTATAACATCCATAAGATGTCTTAACTTAGGCTGATGCTTATACTCGTTCATTGCTTTACAAATCGTCTTTTTGATGGTAGTCTTACAGTGACAGAGCTTGTGCGTGCAAAGACAAGCACCTATAAAGCTTAGTATAATTATTGTTGCCATGCAAACCCAGAGGTCCCAACAGAAAACTCTTGAATAAGGACTGtaacagaaatgaatttaattttatattatgatctATCATCTCGCATACTGAAAAAAAATTGATATTATTATAATCAATCgaattattttctacttttatAGGTAGATTCTTCAAAACTTAAGTCCGACCAAGATCTTTATGGAATGACTAGTAACTACTTTTAAGAAATATTAATAGATTACTCAACATATCTTCCTTAGAAGTAAGTGTATAATGtactgaactttattttttctcCTTTAGATATCTTGTGTAGCAAGAAGAAGTTCGTGGGCAGCATTACGATCCCAGTGAGCAGTGAAAGCGAAAGAAGTAAGTCCATACACAGCATTTCCACAACTATTGGTACACCTGCAATCGAAGGCGCGATCATATGGCCGGGTCCAAAACAGACGGATCGAGCAGAGTCGCGAGGCAATCTCCGCTCGCGATAAACGGCTATTGTGAACGTGCCTCGGTCGAGGCAGCGAGTGTTTGCCGCGTTTGTCGCGCGAGCATTTTATCTCACGCCCTGCCTCTGTGTGGACTCGCCTAATGGGTATTTAGTGTTTGCAAGTATTGATAGTTTACAGACGTACCTAATACCGACACAAAAAGTGGGGCATGAACAGTAAGTATAATACTACTTACTGTATACTGTGTTGGTGATTCTTtccaattaattttaaaacaaagaGAAGTTTAAAACAAAGAACAAAGAGAAGGACTAATCTGCAATCTAGTTTAGGTCTAAGTTCACGCATTCAACAAGTGTAAGTCAGGGGATATCTATATCTCCTAGGAGATACATATAGGAGATACCTACTTGTTCGACAAATTTGAAACTTGTAGTTACTTAGACTACTCATTTCGTACATTGGCAATAAAATAGGCAATGTACTTACAAACAAATAAAAGCAAAGTACAAATGATCATCACCACTGCGGCTATGGATAAGTACCAAACGCCCCAAACGATAGCGGGGTGGTTAAGTGctatatcttttttatttttcttgcaCATATTTccttaaaatacaatatttcgGTGTAAAGTGTTAGACAAAACGTTTTGACAGTGATCACTGACGTTGCCATAGCGCTCCCAAAAAGCTTTTAAACTCATAAAGGGAAAAGGCCTCCTTTCTCACTCGACTTGTCGGTTTTGACGAATATGTCGTTTTTACGTGGTTTAGGTCAAATATAATGGAATTTCTAGTCTATGGTTTAGGTATGTATGTCCCAAAAATAGACGTAAATACAACACAGTCATAATGGAAATAAAGAACTAAGAAAAATGTTCTGAAGGTCCAACGAAAGTAATATGAGACGAAGTGATTTTTAGATAATGAGATATGGTGGCATATCACTATAATGCACACGACTTAACACTAACAAAACTGCATATTTTAGTAGGTAAGTTCATTTTCAGTTTCAAATGGTGCAAATATGTATACGGATATTGCTCTACTACTTCTATTAGTGGTAACACATCCACTGCTACGAACCCGCTTGGTGGGCACTCGTAAACTTTACTCAGATGCTGGCCCGCTAGGTGGGTGGTTGCTATACAGGATAACTGTTATAGAATAGATAACGATCGGTTTCTGGATTAGTGCGCCAATTTTTCtctggcagtgaatgtgttattGACTTATTGTAGAAGTTAGATGTATTAAGAAAACTTCGAAATCAGAGTAGTTTTGAAACTAGACAATTTCCTTAGACTGCCCTGAAGCATTACACACTTAAACGAAAACTGAAACGAATGTTCCTTTGGACTAAGTTTGTTACATGTCGTTCACGATTTTCATATTACAGTAGGTaactgtataaaataaaaacaaatacctaaGGTCATTATGGATtacaataaaaaacatttaCGTATTCGAGCATAGGTATAATAAAATGTGTTTCAAACTTAACTTTTAACAAATTGGCAGTGTAAAATTACAATATGATGTATGTATAGGTACGTATAATATAaattgtaacaaaaatatacatttacTTATGAGTTATTTACACGATAATTAGCATTTGAAATAGGTACCATGATttcataaaaatacccaagtttAAACTTAGAACTACACGCGGCGACGGGAAACTAGCGAATTAAACCCTGTATAAATAACATAGGTACATTAATATTCAaggtttttatacattttgaaCGCGATAACACAAAGCATCGTGCATACAGCGCCTGGACTTTATTGTGCAACGTAGGGCGGAAGTATCGCAAATTATCGAGAGTAAATGAGACCGCGACGGCTTGCTGCTGCGATTTAAAGgctcgagtttgcaatatttttACGCCTGATAAGATGAGTGCAGcatacaatgtttttcatcacactgcAAGAAAAGAAAGTTATGTTATAGATTATGGTTCTTTACATTTCATAACTCTCTCGGGAGAACGGTTAGCTTGCTTGCACCTTAACTTGGAAATTACGTTTTTGTGTATGATGTAAAGCATTCAGAGGATTAAATAAA of Leguminivora glycinivorella isolate SPB_JAAS2020 chromosome 5, LegGlyc_1.1, whole genome shotgun sequence contains these proteins:
- the LOC125226249 gene encoding protein PET117 homolog, mitochondrial translates to MSSTSSKLVLGLSCAVSLGIVSYVHIKQQYDREKMHEGVLKDVERQQRRKIENLYMLEKQNELTKQLKKGLNET
- the LOC125226247 gene encoding peripherin-2-like isoform X2, which gives rise to MYEMSSLSNYKFQICRTSVPIVVEMLCMDLLLSLSLLTGIVMLPTNFFLLHKISKGEKINPYSRVFCWDLWVCMATIIILSFIGACLCTHKLCHCKTTIKKTICKAMNEYKHQPKLRHLMDVIQWGMKCCGLESYTDWFSKDWYDFTRDYEWDPTSDTKLRSKGTAFVTDSVPLSCCKTGSCISNYLTEMGTTSIHLSGCAKRFYELVMGALALQLIMFSTVCVVELIVFTLTLTKCECEEGNKYSKKGKTRVYDVKHLLTANPNFDWSGSLESASDDSDDESVSPKKEVRDVPESPPGLP
- the LOC125226247 gene encoding photoreceptor outer segment membrane glycoprotein 2-like isoform X1, whose protein sequence is MCKKNKKDIALNHPAIVWGVWYLSIAAVVMIICTLLLFVCVPIVVEMLCMDLLLSLSLLTGIVMLPTNFFLLHKISKGEKINPYSRVFCWDLWVCMATIIILSFIGACLCTHKLCHCKTTIKKTICKAMNEYKHQPKLRHLMDVIQWGMKCCGLESYTDWFSKDWYDFTRDYEWDPTSDTKLRSKGTAFVTDSVPLSCCKTGSCISNYLTEMGTTSIHLSGCAKRFYELVMGALALQLIMFSTVCVVELIVFTLTLTKCECEEGNKYSKKGKTRVYDVKHLLTANPNFDWSGSLESASDDSDDESVSPKKEVRDVPESPPGLP
- the LOC125226248 gene encoding 39S ribosomal protein L20, mitochondrial, whose protein sequence is MVFLTVTNFIRVRGPDEFWRKRRIFRLAAHYIGRRRNCYSVAVRNVHRALAYSTKARELKKQDMKDLWNTRITAACEQHNITQFQLKEGLDRANIMLDRKSLSNLASWEPRTFESLAAVAKEKLRLDGFVDTADKKYPTGINLNLKDVMLEHWLKEKK